One region of Lebetimonas natsushimae genomic DNA includes:
- the mqnE gene encoding aminofutalosine synthase MqnE produces the protein MEKELQLYDLDLFSLGERANEIRTQKYGKKTYFNINRHINPSNICKDVCKFCAFSAHRKNPNPYTLSIEECVNIAKNAYSKGAKEVHIVSAHNPHVGYDYYMNIVKEIKKELPDIHIKAFTAAEVNFLSSLSGKSYEEVLDDMIEAGVDSMPGGGAEIFDEGVRAKICKGKVSSENWLKIHELWHKRGKKSNATMLFGHIENRAHRIDHMLRIKRLQDKTGGFNAFIPLVYQRKNNYLNVDKFLTGVEILKTIAISRILLENVPHIKAYWVTTTLNLSLVAQNYGADDIDGTIEKESINSAAGAASANGLKLDELIHLIKDSGFIPVERDSLYNEIKVYK, from the coding sequence TTGGAAAAAGAATTACAACTTTATGATTTGGATTTATTTAGTTTGGGGGAGAGAGCAAATGAAATAAGAACTCAAAAATACGGTAAAAAAACATATTTTAATATAAACAGACATATAAATCCGAGTAATATCTGCAAAGATGTATGTAAGTTCTGTGCTTTTTCAGCTCACAGAAAAAATCCAAATCCTTATACATTGAGTATCGAAGAATGTGTAAATATTGCAAAAAACGCATACAGCAAAGGTGCAAAAGAAGTTCATATAGTCTCAGCCCATAATCCTCATGTAGGGTATGATTATTATATGAATATTGTAAAGGAAATAAAAAAAGAACTTCCTGATATTCATATAAAAGCTTTTACGGCGGCTGAGGTTAATTTTTTAAGCTCTCTTAGCGGTAAAAGTTATGAGGAAGTTCTTGATGATATGATTGAAGCAGGTGTTGATTCTATGCCAGGGGGAGGGGCTGAAATATTTGATGAAGGAGTAAGAGCTAAAATATGCAAAGGAAAAGTAAGTAGTGAAAACTGGCTTAAAATTCACGAACTTTGGCATAAACGCGGCAAAAAATCAAATGCCACTATGCTTTTTGGACATATAGAAAATAGAGCCCATAGAATAGACCATATGTTAAGAATAAAAAGACTTCAGGATAAAACGGGCGGATTTAATGCATTTATCCCCTTAGTTTATCAGAGAAAAAACAATTATCTGAATGTAGATAAATTTTTAACGGGAGTTGAAATTTTAAAAACTATTGCAATAAGCAGAATTTTGCTTGAAAATGTTCCCCACATAAAAGCATATTGGGTAACAACCACTTTAAATCTTTCTCTTGTAGCTCAAAATTACGGTGCTGATGATATTGACGGAACTATAGAAAAAGAATCAATAAACTCAGCTGCGGGAGCTGCTTCTGCCAATGGTTTAAAATTAGATGAACTTATACATTTAATAAAAGATAGCGGATTCATCCCGGTAGAGAGGGATAGTCTGTATAATGAAATAAAAGTTTATAAATAA
- a CDS encoding response regulator: MSKKILIVDDDATNRKLLATILKKGGYEPIEAENGLEALNKLTPDIKIILLDLIMPLMGGLEFLEIFPSKKPECMNIPVLVLTTDDSKKTEALHKGAKEVIIKPINPTLLLDKISSYL, encoded by the coding sequence ATGAGTAAAAAAATATTGATAGTAGATGATGACGCTACAAATAGAAAATTATTAGCAACAATATTAAAAAAAGGCGGATATGAACCTATTGAAGCCGAAAACGGTTTAGAAGCTCTTAATAAACTTACACCGGATATCAAAATAATTCTTTTAGATTTGATAATGCCTTTAATGGGGGGATTGGAATTTTTAGAAATTTTTCCTTCAAAAAAGCCGGAATGTATGAATATTCCTGTTTTAGTATTAACTACTGATGATTCCAAAAAAACGGAAGCTTTACATAAAGGAGCGAAAGAAGTAATAATTAAGCCGATTAACCCTACACTTTTATTAGATAAAATTTCATCTTATTTATAA
- a CDS encoding response regulator, with product MKLSLSKLLAIAIWLPSLILISWSGYNLYTQFKKYNEYKLNIKYLELGNRLENLLVYLGQERGVSSIYSISKGNYPKSKELVLQKRILFDKAIKDLRDFIHKNPEFYSEIKNVLNKLNNLQNVRHKIDSFSKDYIHSYFFTYYTDLENSILNAESRIFKHFPQVVKPNFALKLELDKMIAYSGITRGFGSYFITADIPMSDKDYENILMKYFHDSNILITNLSNNPRAKGFFNDPQFKKIEKAIKDTIFYIQQANMGYYLNNNFEGYPIDAIDYFNIFTKRISFFKNSTNAINNDINKQINTLISEIIKKRNIAIVIFIIAVIVLLLGYFINKTIRSHIKALSNMLTKLAPITGENVKIDINSPKGMNEALKITEEAIAITQEAVKKSEEASKAKSLFLANMSHEIRTPLNGILGFLELLKTTELTPEQHDYINTIAQSAENLLQIVNNILDVSKIESNKLTLEIIDFKIEDEIENTLEVFATPCAQKEIEYVAYISPDLPSIVKGDVLKIKEILTNLINNAIKFTHKNGLIEVTAKLNKIENNKANIYFEVKDTGIGMSEEQKNKIFEAFAQADESVTRKYGGTGLGLTIVKSYIEMMGGEIKVDSEINKGSKFYFDLWFDIVDPAPKYRSKSLSDVTVAFLNTFKDSRRKEISFEYLNYFGINKIGFNSLDELNKIIKKEKINGIVVFYEESEKDKIYELLNSDLPIIFVSSLANKQKIDELNLDSFNIFDPNVPSKTYNAILYSKEEIKREIKQAQKEKQIYELNALIAEDNPINMKLLETTLKNLGIKADTAHNGLEAFNKYSMNPEKYDVIFMDAQMPVMDGIEATQEILEFEKEEEIPHTPIIAVTANVLKGDRERFLGAGMDDYISKPIKKEELLRIIENISKNKYSKHTANEENTDNIETVIKTEETASEKEEQLKEPKVSSNTPNIIIATEADLLADYLQSIIPDGKVAKNLNELSKLVEYNSNNIVLLEEGFNNSDISQLVKTLKNNNIKIIAITNKDVEADIILKNLLPDNILESIKRLTNE from the coding sequence ATGAAATTATCACTATCAAAATTATTGGCAATTGCTATTTGGCTCCCTTCTTTAATTTTAATCAGTTGGAGCGGTTACAATTTATATACCCAATTTAAAAAATACAATGAATATAAATTAAACATCAAATATCTCGAACTGGGTAATAGACTTGAAAATTTATTAGTATATTTAGGTCAAGAGAGGGGGGTGAGTTCTATTTATTCAATTTCAAAAGGAAATTATCCAAAATCAAAAGAACTTGTTTTACAAAAAAGAATTCTTTTTGATAAAGCAATTAAAGACTTAAGAGATTTTATACATAAAAATCCGGAATTTTATTCAGAAATTAAAAATGTACTGAATAAATTAAATAATTTACAAAATGTCAGACATAAAATTGATTCTTTTTCCAAAGATTATATTCATTCATATTTTTTTACCTATTACACAGATCTGGAAAATTCAATATTAAATGCAGAATCCAGAATTTTTAAACATTTCCCTCAAGTTGTAAAACCAAATTTTGCATTAAAACTTGAATTAGATAAAATGATTGCATATTCAGGTATTACTAGAGGTTTCGGTTCATATTTCATTACTGCTGACATACCAATGAGTGATAAAGATTATGAAAATATTTTAATGAAATATTTTCATGATTCAAATATTTTAATAACCAATTTAAGTAATAATCCAAGGGCAAAAGGATTTTTTAATGATCCTCAATTTAAAAAAATAGAAAAAGCTATTAAAGACACAATTTTTTATATTCAACAAGCCAATATGGGGTATTATTTAAACAATAATTTTGAAGGTTATCCTATTGATGCTATAGACTATTTTAATATTTTTACAAAAAGAATTTCATTTTTTAAAAATTCTACAAATGCAATAAATAACGATATCAATAAGCAGATTAATACTTTAATTTCTGAAATTATTAAAAAAAGAAATATAGCAATTGTTATCTTTATAATTGCAGTTATTGTTTTATTATTGGGTTATTTTATTAATAAAACAATAAGAAGCCATATTAAAGCTTTATCAAATATGTTAACAAAATTAGCTCCAATTACAGGAGAAAATGTTAAAATTGATATAAACTCTCCAAAAGGAATGAATGAAGCACTAAAAATAACCGAGGAAGCTATTGCAATTACACAAGAAGCGGTTAAAAAATCAGAAGAGGCTTCAAAAGCCAAATCTTTATTTTTAGCAAATATGTCCCATGAAATCAGAACTCCTTTAAATGGAATTTTAGGATTCTTGGAACTTCTTAAAACAACTGAACTTACCCCAGAACAGCATGATTATATTAACACAATTGCCCAAAGTGCAGAAAATCTACTTCAAATTGTAAATAATATTTTGGATGTTTCAAAAATTGAAAGCAACAAATTAACACTTGAAATAATCGATTTCAAAATTGAAGATGAAATTGAAAACACTTTAGAGGTTTTTGCAACACCGTGTGCTCAAAAAGAAATTGAATATGTGGCTTATATTTCTCCGGATTTACCAAGCATTGTAAAAGGTGACGTTTTAAAAATAAAAGAAATATTAACGAACTTAATTAATAACGCAATCAAATTTACACACAAAAACGGGCTTATCGAAGTAACTGCAAAATTAAACAAAATAGAAAACAATAAGGCTAATATTTATTTTGAAGTAAAAGACACTGGTATAGGTATGAGCGAAGAACAGAAAAATAAAATATTTGAAGCGTTTGCACAGGCAGATGAAAGTGTTACAAGGAAATACGGAGGTACTGGATTAGGACTCACAATTGTTAAATCATATATTGAAATGATGGGTGGGGAAATTAAAGTTGACAGCGAAATTAATAAAGGTAGTAAATTTTATTTTGACTTATGGTTTGATATAGTGGATCCGGCACCTAAATACAGATCAAAATCATTATCCGATGTAACTGTTGCTTTTCTAAATACTTTTAAAGACAGCAGAAGAAAAGAAATTTCTTTTGAATATTTAAATTACTTTGGTATTAATAAAATAGGATTTAACAGTTTAGATGAATTAAATAAAATAATTAAAAAAGAAAAAATTAACGGTATAGTCGTATTTTATGAAGAAAGCGAAAAAGACAAAATATATGAATTATTAAATTCAGATCTCCCTATTATATTTGTTTCATCATTAGCCAATAAGCAAAAAATAGATGAATTAAATTTAGATAGTTTTAATATTTTTGATCCAAATGTTCCGTCTAAAACATATAATGCGATTCTTTATTCAAAAGAAGAAATAAAAAGAGAAATAAAACAAGCCCAAAAAGAAAAACAAATTTATGAATTGAATGCATTAATAGCAGAAGACAATCCTATTAACATGAAACTTCTTGAAACCACATTAAAAAATTTGGGCATTAAAGCTGATACAGCTCATAATGGGCTAGAAGCATTTAATAAGTACTCCATGAACCCTGAAAAATATGATGTTATATTTATGGACGCACAAATGCCTGTAATGGATGGAATTGAAGCCACTCAAGAAATTCTGGAATTTGAAAAAGAAGAAGAAATTCCACATACTCCGATAATAGCTGTTACTGCTAACGTTTTAAAAGGAGATAGGGAAAGATTTTTAGGTGCAGGTATGGATGATTATATTTCAAAACCAATAAAAAAAGAAGAATTATTAAGAATTATTGAAAACATTTCCAAAAACAAATATTCAAAACATACTGCAAATGAAGAAAATACAGACAATATTGAAACTGTTATAAAAACTGAAGAAACCGCTTCAGAAAAAGAAGAACAACTTAAAGAACCGAAAGTATCATCAAATACGCCAAATATTATCATTGCAACTGAAGCAGATTTATTGGCAGATTATTTACAAAGCATAATTCCAGATGGAAAAGTTGCTAAAAATTTAAATGAATTATCAAAATTAGTAGAATATAATTCAAACAATATTGTCTTACTTGAAGAAGGTTTTAATAATTCTGATATATCCCAATTAGTTAAAACTTTAAAAAATAACAATATTAAAATTATTGCTATAACCAATAAAGATGTAGAAGCTGATATAATTCTAAAAAATTTATTACCGGATAATATTTTAGAATCAATAAAAAGGTTAACAAATGAGTAA
- a CDS encoding sel1 repeat family protein → MKKTIIFIGALVFAQNLYFSAFKDIQKAKRFINTNPEKAQRLFIEASSYLKEIVNTSINKKEPSAQALALLGELYLNGWGVEKNLKKATLLLCAAKSLGNYKAKKLIKTNKLICPKTINIKEIKQ, encoded by the coding sequence ATGAAAAAAACAATTATTTTTATTGGGGCTTTGGTGTTTGCACAAAATTTATATTTTTCCGCATTTAAAGACATACAAAAAGCTAAAAGATTTATTAACACAAATCCTGAAAAAGCACAAAGGCTTTTTATTGAAGCTAGCAGTTATTTAAAAGAAATAGTAAATACTTCTATAAATAAAAAAGAACCTTCGGCGCAGGCATTGGCATTACTTGGCGAATTATATTTAAACGGATGGGGTGTCGAAAAAAATTTAAAAAAAGCAACTTTGTTATTATGTGCAGCGAAAAGTTTAGGTAATTATAAAGCTAAAAAACTAATTAAAACTAATAAACTAATCTGTCCTAAAACAATTAATATTAAGGAGATAAAACAATGA